A DNA window from Paenibacillus andongensis contains the following coding sequences:
- a CDS encoding YdeI/OmpD-associated family protein, with protein MKIEILIPAKSREDLRIWLQENCKTEKSCWVLVSMTPTPDMLLYLDAVEEALCFGWIDGVKKKISETELAQRLSPRSKKSSWTELNKERVRRLEKMGLMRDEGRMVLPDMDHKSFRLDRVIEQRLKEEKQVYENFMAFPDLYKRVRIDTIQSNKNQPELFRSRLDKFITNTRENKMYGQWNDNGRLLDY; from the coding sequence ATGAAAATTGAAATTCTAATTCCAGCAAAATCGAGAGAAGATTTGAGGATTTGGCTTCAGGAAAATTGTAAGACTGAGAAGTCTTGCTGGGTCTTGGTTAGTATGACGCCCACTCCTGATATGTTGTTATATTTGGACGCGGTCGAGGAAGCTTTGTGCTTTGGATGGATCGATGGAGTCAAAAAGAAAATATCTGAAACTGAGCTGGCTCAGAGACTCTCTCCTAGAAGTAAAAAAAGTTCATGGACTGAGTTAAATAAAGAACGAGTCCGCCGCCTCGAAAAGATGGGGTTAATGAGAGACGAAGGAAGAATGGTTCTTCCTGATATGGATCACAAATCTTTTAGACTAGATAGGGTTATAGAGCAAAGGCTAAAAGAGGAAAAGCAAGTATATGAGAATTTCATGGCATTTCCAGATCTTTATAAAAGAGTTCGGATCGACACGATACAAAGCAATAAGAATCAGCCAGAATTATTTAGGAGCAGATTAGACAAATTCATAACAAACACGAGAGAAAACAAAATGTACGGTCAATGGAATGATAATGGACGTCTACTAGATTATTAA
- a CDS encoding VOC family protein codes for MSAIAYLNFDGIAEQVIEFYSEALHANEVKKVKFKDLPQDPNYPLPENELNMIMESSIAFAGGKIMMSDILPSMKMVTGELVKGNNILISLVIDDKQKLEEYFTNLSVGGNVMMPLSNTPWSSCFGMLVDKFGVSWKFNSDADKFLDRVISNKQ; via the coding sequence ATGTCAGCTATTGCCTATTTAAATTTTGATGGAATTGCAGAACAAGTGATTGAATTTTATTCGGAGGCTTTACATGCTAATGAAGTAAAAAAAGTAAAATTTAAAGATTTACCACAAGATCCAAACTATCCATTGCCAGAAAATGAGCTAAATATGATCATGGAGTCTTCAATAGCATTCGCAGGTGGGAAAATAATGATGTCGGATATTTTGCCTTCAATGAAGATGGTTACAGGTGAGTTGGTCAAAGGAAATAATATACTTATTAGTCTAGTCATTGATGATAAACAAAAACTGGAAGAATACTTTACTAATTTGTCTGTTGGTGGCAATGTTATGATGCCGTTATCAAATACTCCTTGGTCTTCATGCTTTGGAATGCTTGTTGATAAGTTTGGAGTTTCCTGGAAATTCAATAGTGACGCAGATAAGTTTCTTGATAGAGTAATTTCCAACAAACAGTAA
- a CDS encoding metal-dependent hydrolase yields the protein MNLIFHGHSCIQISDGEHSIIIDPFLSGNPVAKAKAEDIQVQYILLTHGHSDHTADAEAIARANDATIVATFELATYYSWKGLKTIAMNIGGTADLGFARAKLVHAFHSSSIISDESQSIVYAGMPGGFVMDWNGITLYHAGDTSLFGDMKMIGELHDIDYAVLPIGDFYTMGPKDALIAAKWLQAKNVIPVHHSTFPGIAQNAAAFTAQLKEQGIEGFALQPGEQLTLVK from the coding sequence ATGAACCTTATTTTTCACGGACACTCTTGCATTCAAATCTCGGATGGAGAGCACTCAATCATCATCGATCCGTTCCTGAGCGGCAATCCCGTTGCCAAAGCGAAAGCCGAGGACATTCAAGTTCAATACATCTTGCTTACACACGGACACTCGGATCACACCGCTGATGCGGAAGCTATCGCCAGAGCTAACGATGCGACCATTGTCGCCACCTTTGAGCTCGCTACCTATTATTCCTGGAAGGGCCTGAAGACGATCGCAATGAACATTGGAGGAACTGCGGACTTGGGATTTGCCAGAGCAAAGCTTGTTCACGCGTTCCACAGCTCCTCTATCATATCCGACGAGTCCCAAAGCATCGTCTATGCAGGCATGCCGGGCGGATTTGTCATGGATTGGAACGGAATTACGCTTTATCATGCCGGCGACACCTCCTTGTTCGGAGATATGAAAATGATCGGCGAGCTCCACGATATTGATTACGCGGTACTGCCGATCGGGGATTTTTACACAATGGGACCTAAGGATGCTCTGATTGCAGCAAAGTGGCTGCAAGCAAAGAACGTGATCCCGGTTCATCACAGCACATTCCCGGGCATCGCGCAAAATGCTGCAGCCTTCACCGCACAGCTGAAGGAGCAAGGAATCGAAGGCTTCGCTCTCCAGCCTGGGGAACAGCTTACACTTGTAAAATAA
- a CDS encoding PaaX family transcriptional regulator C-terminal domain-containing protein: MLSIEKQILFLLTKKRCMHAKELVQIYTKRGYKEQSIRNVLSRMKKEKYIHAEERSLYSIVDKGEQFLSFVNRKPWQYDVDWNRKWYFVHFEVPESERTRRDQFRLQLLQLGFGQLYKGVYVSPWDYSKQLLSWIHAASMDEYVTISEASILFRDITPERAADIWPLADIHRLHQEKWQWYQDEFVPALNKEIRGRMDPLELFVLYLHVGEVISEISLRDPMLPVSLLPYDWMGHRVIAELYRSFQSFATLIPSSSNYYQFLV, from the coding sequence ATGCTGTCAATTGAGAAGCAGATACTTTTCCTGCTGACAAAAAAGCGTTGCATGCATGCTAAAGAATTAGTACAAATTTATACGAAGCGCGGCTATAAGGAGCAGTCGATCAGGAACGTTCTATCACGAATGAAGAAAGAAAAGTATATTCATGCGGAAGAGCGTTCCCTGTATTCCATTGTGGACAAAGGGGAGCAGTTTTTATCCTTCGTGAACCGGAAACCGTGGCAATACGATGTGGATTGGAACCGCAAATGGTATTTCGTGCACTTCGAGGTACCGGAGTCGGAGAGGACAAGAAGGGATCAATTCCGTTTGCAGCTGCTGCAGCTTGGCTTCGGTCAACTGTATAAAGGCGTTTATGTCTCTCCTTGGGATTACAGCAAGCAGCTTTTGTCCTGGATTCATGCGGCCTCCATGGATGAATACGTCACTATCTCGGAAGCGTCGATTTTGTTCCGGGATATTACCCCCGAGCGAGCAGCTGACATTTGGCCTCTAGCCGACATCCATCGCCTGCATCAGGAGAAGTGGCAATGGTATCAAGACGAATTCGTGCCGGCTTTGAATAAGGAAATCAGAGGCAGGATGGATCCCTTAGAGTTGTTTGTCCTTTATTTGCATGTCGGAGAGGTAATCAGCGAGATTAGCCTTAGGGATCCCATGCTTCCGGTGTCTCTGCTACCATACGATTGGATGGGGCACCGCGTAATCGCCGAGTTGTATCGTTCGTTTCAGTCGTTCGCTACTCTCATTCCCAGCTCTTCAAATTATTATCAATTTCTCGTGTAA
- a CDS encoding TetR/AcrR family transcriptional regulator — protein sequence MGRSKEFDKAQVLHKAMLVFWEKGYEATSIPDLLKAMELSRSSLYETFVDKETLYIKAIQHYKATRQKKRNLLVDTSSAKVGIRQYFEEHITSAFDEDLPKGCLITNATIGLDSPDEQLRKLVQESFEGLEQSFYELLSKGQQSGEIDPKKDVKVLSHLLLNLNHSINVVAKVKTDKKITFDMMNAVIEML from the coding sequence ATGGGGCGTTCCAAAGAGTTTGACAAAGCGCAAGTACTTCATAAGGCAATGTTAGTTTTTTGGGAAAAGGGTTACGAAGCGACGAGCATCCCGGATTTATTGAAAGCAATGGAATTAAGCAGATCAAGTTTGTACGAAACCTTTGTAGACAAAGAGACACTTTATATTAAAGCAATACAACATTACAAAGCCACAAGACAAAAAAAGAGAAATCTCTTGGTCGATACGTCGTCTGCGAAAGTCGGAATTCGGCAGTATTTTGAGGAGCATATTACTTCCGCATTTGATGAGGATTTGCCCAAAGGATGCCTGATTACTAATGCAACTATTGGTTTGGATTCGCCGGATGAACAACTGCGTAAATTGGTACAAGAGAGTTTCGAGGGATTGGAACAATCTTTTTATGAACTTTTAAGCAAAGGACAACAGTCAGGAGAAATCGACCCCAAAAAAGATGTTAAGGTTTTATCACATCTTTTGCTTAACCTTAATCATAGTATCAATGTAGTAGCCAAGGTGAAGACCGACAAAAAAATTACGTTTGACATGATGAACGCCGTAATCGAGATGCTATAA
- a CDS encoding MFS transporter — translation MSSIENQTIEKPFSAWIILILATACGVIAANLYYAQPLVGPISSALGLSAGAAGLIVTLTQIGYGIGLLFIVPLGDILENRKLVVVSLLITALVLVIAAVVTSSYLFLLASLFIGLGSVAAQVLVPYAAHLSPEATRGHNVGNVMSGLLLGIMLARPISSLVTEFLGWRAVYYLSAGVIFFLALVLVMVLPKRQPLTTLRYPALLGSMIQLLKTTPILRRRAIYHACVFGTFSLFWTTVPMLLTSPTFQFSQKAVALFAFVGVSGALAAPVAGRLADRGLIRPATGIALALVIISFILPLIIQGGSTAALLTLAVSGILLDMGVSANLVLGQRAIFSLGAEFRSRLNGLYMAIFFAGGAIGSATGGWAFAMGGWKAALLIGIALPVIALLYYTTEKSDNQ, via the coding sequence ATGAGTTCAATCGAAAATCAAACAATAGAGAAACCTTTTTCGGCGTGGATTATACTCATTCTTGCTACAGCATGCGGAGTAATTGCCGCTAATCTTTACTATGCGCAGCCTTTAGTAGGACCTATTAGTTCGGCACTTGGCTTATCCGCTGGGGCAGCGGGCTTGATTGTTACACTTACTCAAATTGGTTACGGTATTGGATTGTTATTTATCGTACCATTGGGAGATATACTTGAAAACCGAAAACTTGTTGTTGTGTCCTTGCTAATCACTGCATTAGTTTTGGTTATTGCTGCTGTTGTCACAAGCTCTTACCTTTTTCTATTAGCGTCCCTGTTTATCGGGCTGGGATCAGTCGCGGCTCAGGTACTCGTACCGTACGCAGCTCATCTTTCACCAGAGGCTACACGTGGACACAATGTGGGGAACGTCATGAGCGGTTTGCTACTAGGCATCATGCTAGCGCGTCCAATTTCAAGTCTAGTGACGGAATTCTTGGGCTGGCGAGCTGTATATTACTTATCTGCGGGAGTGATTTTTTTTCTTGCTCTTGTATTGGTAATGGTGCTTCCTAAGAGGCAGCCGTTGACCACCTTACGATACCCTGCACTCCTTGGTTCTATGATACAGTTACTCAAAACAACACCAATTCTACGGCGTAGAGCTATCTACCATGCTTGTGTGTTCGGAACCTTTAGTTTGTTTTGGACTACGGTTCCTATGCTATTGACAAGCCCGACTTTCCAGTTTTCCCAAAAAGCTGTTGCACTGTTCGCATTTGTTGGGGTATCTGGTGCACTAGCTGCACCAGTGGCTGGCCGACTTGCAGATAGAGGATTGATTCGGCCCGCTACAGGAATTGCGTTAGCCTTGGTAATCATCTCGTTCATTTTACCCCTAATCATTCAAGGCGGTTCTACAGCCGCATTATTAACCTTGGCTGTTTCGGGCATTCTTTTAGACATGGGCGTATCGGCAAATCTAGTCCTTGGGCAGCGTGCTATTTTCTCATTGGGAGCAGAGTTTCGAAGCCGGCTTAACGGATTATATATGGCTATTTTCTTCGCGGGCGGCGCTATAGGTTCAGCTACGGGAGGATGGGCATTCGCCATGGGCGGCTGGAAAGCAGCGTTATTGATTGGAATAGCTTTACCGGTTATTGCTTTGCTTTATTATACGACAGAGAAAAGTGATAACCAGTAA
- a CDS encoding copper amine oxidase N-terminal domain-containing protein produces the protein MLFKGTELHFDDAQPIVKDGRTLVPFRKLFETLGFTVRWVEEGAVRKAIGTKNGLSIELTINNTNAVVNGKAVALDVPAQIIDGSTMVPLRFVSESSGYHIAFSSSGNVWTIRIEDAAPGTSPDPVPTPVPTPEPTPVPTPAPTPVPVPSAGEVEPYVVKGYLLNEHGKPITGVTINADNLLLYDSNMQGETDENGFYRIELAHVPATWRMTTRFSLDYNGKQLDFWLTADGDKSFAGSTGAIRNFTLKDVVGHIEIHPDFWSIPDSLQQFDTTDLEITLTPVGPLFDGSAGQTITKYAEALKTGGHGLDNIPLGRYKMSARWMPEGHEPMPMLVRVTGTGKFVPSIEFDFNNILGGGSIFVNALDAKLDSPAGN, from the coding sequence GTGCTTTTCAAAGGGACTGAGCTTCATTTTGACGATGCGCAGCCTATCGTGAAAGACGGCCGCACGCTTGTCCCCTTCCGCAAACTGTTTGAAACCCTAGGTTTTACGGTGCGATGGGTGGAAGAGGGAGCTGTCCGGAAGGCGATCGGAACGAAGAACGGCCTCTCCATTGAATTGACGATCAATAATACGAATGCAGTCGTAAACGGAAAAGCTGTCGCTCTGGACGTACCTGCTCAAATCATTGACGGTAGTACGATGGTGCCATTGCGCTTCGTGTCAGAGAGCAGCGGCTACCATATTGCTTTCTCCAGCAGCGGCAATGTTTGGACGATTCGGATCGAGGACGCAGCCCCTGGTACGAGTCCGGATCCGGTTCCGACACCAGTTCCGACACCTGAACCAACACCGGTACCAACGCCAGCACCAACACCGGTGCCCGTACCATCTGCAGGGGAAGTTGAACCCTACGTCGTAAAAGGGTATTTACTTAACGAGCATGGCAAACCGATAACGGGAGTTACGATCAATGCGGATAACCTACTGCTTTATGACAGCAACATGCAAGGGGAAACCGACGAGAATGGATTCTATCGGATTGAATTGGCACATGTTCCCGCAACTTGGCGCATGACTACGAGATTCTCCCTCGATTATAACGGCAAGCAACTCGATTTCTGGTTAACGGCTGACGGCGATAAATCGTTCGCCGGGAGCACAGGGGCCATTCGTAATTTTACTTTGAAGGATGTCGTAGGGCATATTGAAATCCATCCCGATTTTTGGTCGATTCCCGATAGCTTGCAGCAATTCGATACGACTGACCTGGAAATTACGCTAACGCCAGTCGGGCCGTTATTTGACGGCAGCGCAGGCCAAACGATAACGAAGTACGCAGAGGCACTCAAGACAGGCGGTCACGGATTGGATAATATACCGCTCGGCCGGTATAAAATGTCGGCCAGATGGATGCCGGAGGGGCACGAGCCAATGCCTATGCTGGTACGCGTCACAGGCACCGGTAAATTTGTCCCGTCTATCGAATTCGATTTTAATAACATACTGGGGGGAGGTTCCATCTTCGTTAACGCACTTGACGCCAAGCTCGATAGTCCTGCCGGAAACTAG
- a CDS encoding copper amine oxidase N-terminal domain-containing protein, whose amino-acid sequence MSNSRNKMQSLIISSVLTGMLSFAGIASAFGETTPTGAEIKEFSLLDTASDVVGAADFTPEGNKDGHFKLLLSLAQKTVINAVVLRSTDDYGKDNYQGVWRTNRDTTGWLLGIVQDKTVTTSSGTTHESEIINPGFRKDVKEPVGEFNGELTFDLYASNNGTIKETQSYVLEIETPQGTIVSKPIKYNKPMKSGGTAASPTPAPTPSQNPSSPTPTPSPSQPTPTSNPTPTPAPTPSPAPAPVPAPVPAPADGSKDIAIHVLFKGTELHFDDAQPIVKDGRTLVPFRKLFETLGFTVRWVEEGAVRKAIGTKNGLSIELMINNTNAVVNGKAVALDVPAQIIDGSTMVPLRFVSESSGYHVAFSSSGNVWTIRIEDAAPGTSPDPVPTPVPTPEPTPVPTPAPTPTPTPVPVPSAGEVEPYVVKGYLLNEYGKPITGVTINADNLLLYDSNMQGETDENGFYRIELAHVPATWRMTTRFSLDYNGKQLDFWLTADGDKSFAGSTGAIRNFTLKDVVGHIEIHPDFWSIPDSLPQFDTTDLEITLTPVGPLFDGSAGQTITKYAEALKTGGHGLDNIPLGRYKMSARWMPEGHEPMPMLVRVTGTGKFVPSIEFDFNNILGGGSIFVNALDAKLDSPAGN is encoded by the coding sequence ATGTCTAATTCACGTAATAAAATGCAATCATTGATAATAAGTTCTGTGCTGACTGGAATGCTTTCATTTGCCGGTATCGCGTCTGCTTTTGGTGAGACAACGCCTACTGGCGCTGAAATCAAGGAGTTCAGTCTGCTCGATACGGCCTCTGACGTAGTTGGCGCAGCTGACTTCACGCCAGAGGGGAATAAGGATGGCCACTTCAAGCTGTTGCTGAGTTTAGCACAGAAAACGGTCATTAATGCGGTTGTACTTCGCTCTACGGATGATTACGGCAAGGACAATTATCAAGGAGTGTGGAGAACGAACCGCGATACCACTGGCTGGCTGCTCGGCATTGTCCAGGATAAAACAGTAACAACATCAAGCGGCACCACTCATGAAAGTGAAATCATTAACCCAGGTTTTCGAAAAGATGTAAAGGAGCCAGTCGGTGAGTTCAATGGAGAGCTTACATTCGACTTGTATGCCAGCAACAACGGAACGATTAAGGAAACGCAGTCTTATGTGCTGGAAATCGAGACGCCGCAAGGTACGATTGTTTCCAAGCCGATTAAATACAACAAGCCGATGAAATCGGGAGGGACAGCAGCTTCGCCGACACCGGCACCAACTCCTTCTCAGAATCCGTCATCACCAACACCAACTCCAAGTCCGTCACAGCCGACACCGACGTCTAACCCTACGCCAACGCCAGCACCGACGCCGAGTCCTGCTCCGGCTCCAGTTCCTGCTCCAGTTCCTGCTCCAGCGGATGGATCGAAAGATATTGCGATCCATGTGCTTTTCAAAGGGACTGAGCTTCATTTTGACGATGCGCAGCCTATCGTGAAAGACGGCCGCACGCTTGTCCCATTCCGCAAACTGTTTGAAACCCTAGGTTTTACGGTGCGATGGGTGGAAGAGGGAGCTGTCCGGAAGGCGATTGGAACGAAGAACGGCCTCTCCATTGAATTGATGATAAATAATACGAATGCAGTCGTAAACGGAAAAGCTGTCGCTCTGGACGTACCTGCTCAAATCATTGACGGTAGTACGATGGTGCCATTGCGCTTCGTGTCAGAGAGCAGCGGCTACCATGTTGCTTTCTCCAGCAGCGGCAATGTTTGGACGATTCGGATCGAGGACGCCGCCCCAGGCACGAGTCCGGATCCGGTTCCGACACCAGTTCCGACACCTGAACCAACACCGGTACCAACGCCAGCACCAACACCGACACCGACACCGGTGCCCGTACCATCTGCAGGGGAAGTTGAACCCTACGTCGTAAAAGGGTATTTACTTAACGAGTATGGCAAACCGATAACGGGAGTTACGATCAATGCTGATAACCTACTGCTTTATGATAGCAACATGCAAGGGGAAACCGACGAGAATGGATTTTATCGGATTGAATTGGCACATGTTCCCGCAACTTGGCGCATGACTACGAGATTCTCCCTCGATTATAACGGCAAGCAGCTCGATTTCTGGTTAACGGCTGACGGCGATAAATCGTTCGCCGGGAGCACAGGGGCCATTCGTAATTTTACTTTGAAGGATGTCGTAGGGCATATTGAAATCCATCCCGATTTTTGGTCGATTCCCGATAGCTTGCCGCAATTCGATACGACTGACCTGGAAATTACGCTAACGCCAGTCGGGCCGTTATTTGACGGCAGCGCCGGCCAAACGATAACGAAGTACGCAGAGGCACTCAAGACAGGCGGTCACGGATTGGATAATATACCGCTCGGCCGGTATAAAATGTCGGCCAGATGGATGCCGGAGGGGCACGAGCCAATGCCTATGCTGGTACGCGTCACAGGCACCGGTAAATTTGTCCCGTCTATCGAATTCGATTTTAATAACATACTGGGGGGAGGTTCCATCTTCGTTAACGCACTTGACGCCAAGCTCGATAGTCCTGCCGGAAACTAG